The Oenanthe melanoleuca isolate GR-GAL-2019-014 chromosome 1A, OMel1.0, whole genome shotgun sequence genome contains a region encoding:
- the AVPR1A gene encoding vasopressin V1a receptor, with protein sequence MRLAGGAGSPRAVPSPGNGSRWRAAEPGGDSSPSPEAWSGSPNGSLGGWDPFGRDEELAKLEIAVLAVTFAVAVVGNGSVLLALRRTPRKASRMHLFIRHLSLADLVVAFFQVLPQLCWEVTHRFHGPDGLCRVVKHLQVFGMFASAYMLVAMTADRYIAVCHPLKTLQQPTKRSYGMIAAAWALSLLLSTPQYFIFSLSEVERGSQVYDCWAHFIMPWGPRAYITWITGGIFIAPVLILIVCYGFICYRIWRNVRGKTRPGEAAAAGGGRRAGDDGGPRRGLLLAPCVSNVKTISRAKIRTVKMTFVIVSVYVVCWAPFFTIQMWSVWDQRFPWVDSENTATTVTALLASLNSCCNPWIYMFFSGHLLQDCLQSFPCCQKIKQTLSKEDSNSNSRRQTSFTNNRSPTHSLNTWREMPHSKSSSFIPIPT encoded by the exons ATGCGCCTGGCCGGCGGCGCCGGCTCCCCCCGGGCCGTGCCCTCGCCCGGGAATGGCAGCCGGTGGCGGGCGGCCGAGCCCGGCGGcgacagcagccccagccccgagGCGTGGTCGGGGTCGCCGAACGGCAGCCTGGGCGGCTGGGACCCCTTCGGGCGGGACGAGGAGCTGGCGAAGCTGGAGATCGCGGTGCTGGCCGTCACCTTCGCGGTGGCGGTGGTGGGGAACGGCAGCGTGCTGCTGGCGCTGCGGCGCACGCCGCGCAAGGCGTCCCGCATGCACCTCTTCATCCGCCACCTCAGCCTGGCCGACCTGGTGGTAGCCTTCTTCcaggtgctgccccagctctgctgggaggtgACCCACCGCTTCCACGGCCCCGACGGGCTCTGCCGCGTCGTCAAGCACCTGCAGGTCTTCGGCATGTTCGCCTCGGCGTACATGCTGGTGGCCATGACCGCCGACCGCTACATCGCCGTCTGCCACCCGCTGAAGACGCTGCAGCAGCCCACCAAGCGCTCCTACGGGATGATCGCGGCGGCCTGGGCgctcagcctgctgctcagcaccccGCAGTACTTCATCTTCTCCCTCAGCGAAGTGGAGCGCGGCTCGCAGGTCTACGACTGCTGGGCGCACTTCATCATGCCCTGGGGGCCCCGCGCCTACATCACTTGGATCACCGGCGGCATCTTCATCGCGCCCGTGCTCATCCTCATCGTCTGCTACGGCTTCATCTGCTACCGCATCTGGCGCAACGTGCGGGGCAAGACGCGCccgggggaggcggcggcggcgggcggcgggcggcgggcgggagaTGATGGTGGCCCGCGACGGGGGCTGCTGCTCGCCCCTTGTGTCAGCAACGTCAAAACCATCTCCCGCGCCAAGATCCGCACCGTCAAGATGACCTTCGTGATCGTCTCGGTGTACGTCGTTTGCTGGGCGCCCTTCTTCACCATCCAGATGTGGTCCGTCTGGGACCAGCGCTTCCCCTGGGTCG atTCTGAAAACACTGCGACAACTGTTACGGCTCTGCTGGCCAGCCTGAACAGTTGCTGTAACCCCTGGATCTACATGTTCTTCAGTGGGCACCTCCTCCAAGACTGCCTACAGAGCTTCCCTTGCTGccaaaaaataaagcaaacgCTGAGTAAAGAAGATTCAAACAGCAATAGCAGGCGACAGACTTCTTTCACCAACAACAGAAGCCCAACCCACAGCCTGAACACATGGAGAGAGATGCCCCACTCCAAATCGAGCAGCTTCATCCCCATTCCAACGTGA